The sequence TATCATAGGTTTTAAACTATTAAACATTGTTTGAGTCATTAAAGGTAATATTTCTTTTTGTTTTGCTTCTGCTTCTTTAATTTTTGCCTCATTTTTGTCTTTCATTGCTTGTCTTAATTGCTTGTTTATTTCATTCATTTTAGCCTGTATTTTCATAGTTTCTTTTCTTTTTCCAATTTTTCTATTTATAAATAAGGAAAATCCCATATAGCAACAAGCAATTATAGATATTATTATTGCGTTTATTATTATTTCATCCATTTAATTACCTTCTTATTCTAAAATTTCTTTCATTCTTGGAACAGCCGAACCAACTGGTCCGCTGTTATCTAACCAAACTATTTTAGCATTGCATCTTACTGCATATACTGCTAAAAATAATTTTGAAATTTCAACAACTTCATCACACTTTTTTTTATCAAGAAATTCTTCCCGTGTTCTTGATTTATCCTGTTTAATTCTTTGTTTTAATTCAGAATATGGAACATAAACAAATACTAGTGTTTCTGGATTAAGAATTTCTAATGCTTCTTTATTTAATCCAGGATAATATCCTTTTGGTGTTGATACAACTGCATGTGTATCTAAAATTATTTTATCTTTATTTTTCATTGAAGCAATTTTTTTTGCTGCTTCCTTTTGAATTTTTATTTGTTTTTCATATTCTAATTTTCTTAACTGGTCTCTATTTTTAACAAAACCTTTTTTTAATGCGATTTCAAACATTATTGTTCCATAGTTTATAATAATAAATTCTTTTGAAAATGGTTTTAATAAAGTTGATTTTCCACTTCCTGGAGTTCCAGTTATTATAATCATATTATTTCTCCAAATTAAATTCCAAAGATTTTTCCAAATCCTGGGTGTAAGTCAAACGCATTCATTGAAGTTAATTGTTCATGGAATTTATTTAATATATTAACTGTTAGTAAAATACCAGTTCCAGTTCCTAATGCTCCTGTTAAATCTGCTAATACTGCGATTATACCTACAAATGCACTTCCTAATATAACAATTGTGGGTATATATTTATTTACTACACTTTCAATTGCTCTTGGGTCTCTTCTAAATCCAGGTATTTGGAAACCAGAAGATTGTAATTGAGAAGATACATCTTTAGCTCCCATTCCTGCTGTTTCAACCCAAAATTTACCAAATATTACACATAATATAATGAATATGATTGCATATAAAAATAAATGGATTAATTCTGGAATATTAAATATAGGTGTTGAAGATGAAGCTATTAAAGCCCAATGTTCAAAAACACTTCTTCCAGTATATAAGGGATTTGGTGATAATCCAGTCGGAGTTATTAAATATAAAAATCCATCTTGTAAGCTTGGATAAAATTCTTCAATTCCTTGCATATTTGTTCCTTTTGGTATATTAACAACCCATGCTATTGAACCTAATATATCCATTCCATTTGGCGTATCTCCTTGTGCATGTGCTGGAAGAACTGCAGCTAAGAATTGGATATTAAGAAGTAAAGCAGAAGTTAAAATAACAGGCAATACTGAAACATAAAGGAATTTAATAGGGAATCTTCCACCAACTCCTTTTGCCATTCCAAAAGATAAAGGAAGTTCTACTTTCATACCTTCTGCATAAACTACAATGATAAATACGATTATTGTAAAGTATAATGGAGTCATATAAAATATTGCATTTGGAATTGCATCTGCACCGCCTGCTTGTAATATTGATAATACTCCATTTGGATTGTTAAATCCTAATAAACTTAATGCTCCAGATACAACTGTGAATGAAACATTTGCTGCAATAAATAAACTTATTCCAGAACCAATTCCATATTTTGAAATTAATTCATCTAAGAATAATAATATTATTGAACCAAATGCGATTTGTAAAACAACAATTATTTGTATAAAAAAACTATCTGAGATTAAATCAATTCTTCCTAAAAATACGAACATAAACCCTTCAAAAATAGCTAATATTATTGCTAATAATTTTTGTACTCCAAAAAAAGTTTTTTTATCTTCTGGGTCTTGCATATCAAAATGGAGTATCCCTGCCCCATTAAATAATTGTAAAAATATACTTGCTAATACGATTGGACCAATTCCAGTAGTAAGTAAAGTTCCAATATTAGAAGCAGTAATTACTTGTAAAAATTCTAATCCTTCAGTACTGCTTGTGTCTACTCCAAAAGCAGTCAAATTAGACATTATAAAAAATAGACCTAATGCAAATGCAACCCACATTAATTTTTCCTTTAGACTTGATGGTCTTTCAGGATTTTTAATTTCAGGTAATAAATGTATTATTGGTTTTAAAAAATCAAGACTCGACATCTGGTTTTTTCACCTCTTTTTTTAGTAATTCGGTTTTTCCTCCTACTGCTTCAATTTTTTGCTTTGCTTTTTCTGTAAAAGACAATGCTTTTATATGTATCGGGAAATTTATTTTACCAGATCCGAGTATTTTTCCTTTAAATACATAAGTATCTTTAATTTTATTTTTTTCAATCATATTATTAATTTCAAAAATATTAATTGTTTTTACTGATTTATTTGTTGGTGTATCAAATCCTTTTTTATCTTTCATTCTTTGTTTTTTGTTCTTTGCACTTCTAGTCCATTCATGTTTATTCCAGCCTGCATTACCTATTCCACCTTTGTTTCCTTTACCTCTGCCTCTTTTAACATCTCCTCTTCCGTGTGTTCTTCCACCAAGATATTTTGAATTCTTTTTCTTTTTTCTTGTTAACATAAATATATCACCATTGATTAAATCATTTTATTTATTAATTCATCTATATTAGGCCATTTACCTAATGCACCTTTTGGATATGTTAATTTAACACTTTTATATCCTTTTTTTGGAGGTTTTAATCTGAAAACAGGTTTTATCCCTAATGTTTTTAAATCTGTTTTTCCATTTACAAATTTTTCTACAAAACTTGTGATGTCCTCATTTTCTATTTTTTTATCTCCAGATTTTCTTCCTCTTTTGGTAATTAATTTTTCAATCATTTTATCACTTATAGGTCCGTATGCAACATAATCCTTACAGATTTTTAACATTCCTATATATGTTGGAGAGTCATCAATAATTACACAATGATTTGCTCTTGTTAAATTTAATTTTTCCATTGTATTTTTTATTTTAGGTTTTATTCCCCACATTCCTCTTACTTTAATTATAGCTAATTTCATTATTATACACCTATGTTTTTATATGATTAAGATTATCTAATGCCTTTATTGTTGCTGATGCAGTATTGTATAAGTTTGCTGTACTTCCTCTTGCTGAACTTGATATATCATTTATTCCAGCATATTCTAAAACTTTTCTGATAACTGCATTTGCTACTAATCCAATTCCTCTTGGACCAGGAACTAATTCAACGCTTACACTGCTTACTTTTCCTTTAGTTTTAAATGGTATTGAATGATTTTTTCCACATGCGCATTCCCATGAGCCGCATCCTTTTTTTACTGAAATAATATTTTTTTTAGCATCTTTAACTGCAGATTCAATTGCTGGTTTTACTTCTTCACTTTTTCCTGTTCCAATACCAACGTGTCCTTTTTTATCTCCAATTAATACTACAACTCTAAATGTCATTTTTCTTCCGCAATCTGTCATTCTTGTTGTATTTCTTATTTCAATAACTTCATATTCTAAATCTGGAATTAAATAATCAACAATTTCAGTTTCTAATATTGGTTTTCCTTGATTAAAAATTTCTTCTAAAGTGGTTATTTTACCTTCTTTTACATTTATACCTATTCTTGTTTTTGGATCCCATGCCCCTATATCTTGTACTGCTGGTGATGGTTTTCCACTAATTCTTCTCCTCATTCATTACCACCTTTTTTGAATTTTTCTTTTGTTTGTTCGAAGGTTTTTGAAATTTCCTCAGGTTTAATATTCATTTTAATATAAGAAGAAAATATTTGTTTATATTTATTTTCATCTTTTTCTTTTAATGTTTTTGCATAATTTTCAATATGCATTCCTTTAATTCTTTCTTTAATTATTTTTTCTTTTCCTAATTCTGTTTTTAATCCTGCATCTATTGCTCCTTGTGCCCCAACAAAAACAATTGCTCCTTTTGATGGAGTTGTCATTCCAATATCAAGTACAAAATCAGTTATACCTTTTTCTTTTGCTCTTAATGCACATAAAAATGAAGTTAAATATGCCGTTGGTGAATTTCTTTTTGGATTCCAACCATATTTTTTAAGCTCATTTGAATTTACAGCTGTTATAATTTTATCTCCTTTTGCATCAAAAGTTATGAATTGAGCTTCTATTGTTTTATTCGAAGTTCTTATAACTAATCTTGGAATTTTACTTTTAATTAATGCAAGTCTTTTTTTGTAATTAGTTACTTTGTTTCTTCTCCTTTTAAAAGGAACATAATATGTTGGTCCTGTTGCTTTACCCATAATATTTCACCTTTATTTTTTCTCATTTACTTTTTGTTCTTTTTTTTCAATTGCTTTTTCTTCCTTTGTTTTTTTCTTAATTTTTATTACTTTTGGTCTTCCTTCTTTTATTTTCTTAGTAAGTTCAAGTAAATCTATTTTTTCTTTTGTTAAACTATTATCATTGATATAATGTATTAAAGAATTTTTATTTTTGAAAAATCCTCCCTTAATTTTATAGTACATATTTTTTCTAGCATCTGATTCAATTAAATTATTTTTAGACAAATATGATAATATTTCTCTTTGAATTCTTGATTTTGCCATCCATTGTTTTTTAGGCATTTTTTTAACTCTTCCCTTTCTTTTACCAATTCCTTTTTGTCTTCCTTTTTTCTTTTGTTTTTGTCTTGCTTTTGCACCAGCTCTTGAAACACCTTGTTTTTTTGTTTTATATACAATTCCATCTTTAATTAAGGCTCTAACATCATCTCTTGTTAATGCTTCTTTTACTTTTGAAGTCTCATCTGGTTTTATTTTTACTTTGTTTTCTCCTGAATGAAGCAATTCTGATGCTATTCTTCTTATAGTTTTAATCGACATTTATTTCACCTAATTTAATACTTTTATTCCTTTTTCTTTTGCTATTTTTTTTATTTTTATTCTTTTTAATTCTCCAACTTTTCCACCAATTCTTATGGCTATATCTTTACTTGCGTTTTCTACTTCTTTAATATTATTTATTATAATTTCTTTTAATCCACATGGATGAACACCATATACTGTTTTTGAGTTTTTGTATCCAATAGTTGGCCATTTTCCTGCTTGATTAAGTCTTTGTCTTTGTTTATTTCCCTGACCGCTTGGTTTTTTCCATTTATCAGCTAACCTAGATCTTTTAGATCTGTCTACATTAGGTCTTTTGAATCTTGGATGTCCTTTTTTCTTTTTTCTAATTTCTTCTGTCATAAAAATCACTCAATTTTTGGATAAATACCATCTTGGAATACCCTTGGATCCAAGTTTCTGATTTTTGTTTTTGTTATTAAGTTTGCAGCTGTTTGCCCTACTGCTTCTTTGTCTATTCCTTTAATAATAATATCCTGTCCTTTAATTTCTATTGAACTATTTTTTACAATTTTAGCAAATCTTGGATTTTTTTCTCCTATAAAATTTTTAATTTCTAATTTATTATTTTTTATTGCTAATGTAATTGGAAAATGTGAAAATACAACTTTCATATGTTTTTCATATCCGTCTTTTACCCCAATAAACATATTATTTATATGAGATTTGATTGTTCTTGCTAAAGCAAGTTTTTTCCCAGTTATAATTACTTGATTTTCTTTTTTCTCAATTGTTAATTCATGTGTTTTAAATGTTCTTGTTAACTCTCCTTTTGGTCCTTTAGTAGTAATTTGCATTCCATTTATTTCAATGGTAATTCCTTGTGGTATCTCTATTTTTTCTTCAACCATATAAAACACCTAATAAATATATGCTATAAGTCTTCCACCTACTGCATTTTCTTTTGCTTGTTTGTTGGTCATTAATCCTTTTGGTGTTGATGTTATTAATAAACCAAAACCAATTGCTGGGATATATTGTTGTTCCCATTTAGACCATTCATCTTTTTTAACTGGAAATCTTGGTTTTATTGCCGAACATTTATTTATTTTACCAATTAATTCGACTTTATATAATCTTGCGTGGCCTTCTTCAAATAATTCGTATGCTCCGATATATTTATTTTCTTGTAATATTTTTAATATCTCTTTCATTAATTTGGATGCTTGGATTATGCATTCTTTTTTTCCAACTTGTTCATGAGTTTTCATCCTATTTAATGAATCTGCCACTGTATCATTAACCATTCAATCACCTAATATTTCCTAAAGCCAATATCTTCGGCCATTTCTCTAAAGCATTTTCTACATAATTGTAATTTATAAGAATGTATAACACTTCTTGTTGAACCGCAAATTTTACACTTTGCATCATTTTTTCCTTTAAATTTTTCTTCATATGAAATTCCTTTCATATTTTTCTTTTTCTTTTCTGCCATAATAAACACCATTAAAATATTTCTATTTCAAATTTATTTTTTATAAAATTCATTGATTCTTCTTTTGTTATCTTATGTTTTTTACCAATTTTTGTTTTTTTAATTCTTCTTTTTGCTACTCTTTCTCCTTTTCTCTTTAAAGTTACACAAACATCAAAACCAATGATTCCAATACTTGGATCATATTTTAATCCAGGATAATCAATATATTCTTTAACTCCAAATGCAAAGTTTCCAAATTTATCAATTGATTTTTTTGATAATCTACTTTCACTTGCTTTTAGAGATTTTTTTAATATATCTAATGCTGTTTCTCCTCTTAAAGTTACTTTAACTCCAATTGGGTCTCCTTTTTTAATATGGAATACGGGATTTCTTGTTTGGGATAAAGTTTTGATTGCTTTTCTTCCGCTAATTCTTTCAAGTAGTATTTTTGCATTCTCTAATTTTTGGCCACCTTCCCCAGCACCAATATTTAGAGTTACCTTTTCTACAAGTATTTCTTTCATATCCATTATTCATTCACCCAGTCATTATTAATAACAAATAAATATTTTGCAACAGTAATAATTTCTTCCCCTTCTACATCTAATTTTGCAATTTTTTGTTTTGAGGTTTCTGTTTTTACAATCTCTTTTAATTCTCCTATTTTACCAGTATGTTTTCCATCCATGATATAACATTTTGCTCCGTTTTCTAATTTTAAGATTCCATTTATTTTTTTATCAACTAAAGATAAAATTATTGTATCTCCATTTTTAATGTTATTATCTGCAATTATTGTTTTACCATCGTGTAAAGATATGGTTATCTTATTATTTTTTATTTTGTTTTTCTTTACTACTTTTTCTAATTTCATTTTTGCATTTTTTTCATTAATTTCTTTTGGTACTAATTTAATATTTTTATTTAAATAAAATCTATAATGTTTATTTTCTTCAGTTAAAGATATAATATCCATTAATCCAATTGGTAGTTTATGATCTTTTACTTCTTTTCCATCTACAAGTATCTTTTTTTCTTTAATTAATTTTTTAGCTTCTTTATTTGTTTTTGCTATTTTTAATGAATCTCTTAGAATAACAGCTAAAGGTACACTTTTTTCTTTATTATGTGGACCAGGTCTTGTTCCAACAATCCATTTATGTCCTTTTCTTTTTTCCAATACAGTTATTGTAGAAGTATTGAGCCTTTTTTTATGAATTGATCCACCTTTTTTACTCATTTATTTCACCTTTTAAATATTTTTGTTCTATCTTTATCCATTTCTAATTCAATAATTTCTGTGTTTGAAGGTTTTATTGCAATTGGTTTTTCAGTTCCTTTTGCATTCACTCTTACTATTCCTTCTATATATATTATTGATTTTTTATAATTTACTTTTAGTATTTTACCTTCTTTTCCTTTTTGTTTTCCTACTTTTATTTTTACTTTATCTCCTTTTTTAATTCCAATAGTTCTCTTTTTTGTTCCTAATTTTTCTTTTACACTTTTTGAAATATGTGCTTTAATGAATTTTTTTCTTAAATGCATTGGTGCTGTTCTTATGTACTTCCTTTGTTTTTTTGGTTTTGCTGATTTAATCATATTTTTCACCTAAATTACAATTGATGCTATTGCAGCAACTTTTGGATATCTTTCTACAATTTCTCTTCCAATTGCACCTTTTATTTCTGTTCCAATTGGAATTTTCTTTTCAGGATCTATTTCTACTCCTGCATTATCTTCAAATTGAATTCTTGTTCCATCTGAACGTCTGTATTCTTTTTTTTGTCTAACTATTAATACTTTAACAACTTTTTTTCTTTTTTGTGGATTTCCTTTTTTAACAGAACATATTGCTATATCACCAACGCCCGCACTTGGATATCTTTTTCTAACTCCTTGATAATCCTTAACTCCTATTATCTCATAGATTTTTGCTCCACTATTATCTGCGCAATTTAATCTTGTTCCATTAGTTAAGGATTTTGTTATCTTTGCGGTTAATGGTTTCATATTTTATTCACCTTTTAATATTTCTATAATTGTCCATGCTTTTGTTTTGCTAATTTTTCTGCATTCTGCAATTTTTACTGTATCCCCAATTTGTGCGTTTATACATGGGGGATTATGAGCATGAATTTTTGAATGTGTTCTTGCATATCTTTTATATTTATTTATTTTTTTTGCTGTGTGTTTTTGTATTACTGCTGTTTTGCTTGATCTATTGTTTATTACTTTTCCAACTAACACACCACCACGAATTTTAATATCTCCATGTTTAAAGCAATGTTTATCATTACATTCTTTTTTTTCAGTCATTTTTTCACCTTTTTTATTCTGTCTTCAGGAGAATAACAAATTTCTTCTCCTTCAACATTCATTTTTTGATTTCCAACTTTAAATTGGAAAACACATCCTTTTTTTGGAATTATTTTTTCTCCATTTTGTGTTTCAATCAAAAACACATTTTTTTTCTCATCAATAATTTTTCCTTTGATTCCCATATATGGTTTGGATATACTTTTTGTTATCTCAACATCCAATCCAATTAATTCATGGAATTTAATATTATTTTTTTTAATCATTTTTTTACCCATTTCATTCGATTGAAATTATTTTTTCTGGATATCCCATTTTTATTAATATTTTTTTTGTCTTATTTTTATGGTCTCCTTGTAAAACAATTACTCCATCTTTTGCTGTTCCTCCACATGCAAGTTCTTGTTTTAATTGTTTTACTGCCTTATTCATTTGTTCTTTGTCGATACCTTCAATTATTGTTACCAATTTATTGAATCTTTTTTTTGTTGTGTATACTTTCAATTGTTGTGTTTCTTCTTTTTCAAGAATTTCACATACACATATATCTTTAGGTAATCCACACTTCGCGCATATTTCAGGCATTCTTTTCATCCACCTCAGATTTTTTTATTTCTTTTTTTTCTTCTGGTTTTTTACTTTTCACTTCTGTTTTTTCTTTAATAACAGGAGTTTTAATCTCTCTTTTAATATTTAATTTTTTTTCATTCATTAATGTTTTAACAATAGCAATTAATTTTTTTAAACTCTTTAATTTACCTGGATTTGGAGCACGTCCGCCTGCTTTAACTTGTGTTGTTTCTATTAATAGTTCTTTTTGAATTTCTTCAAATCTTTTTTGTAAGTTGTTTTCATCCAACACTCTTAAATTATTAATTCTACTTGTCATTATTTTTCCTCTTATTATTTTTTACCTTTTTTCTTCATTGGCATTTTCCTTTTCTTTAATGGTGCAATTCTTTTTTTCTTATCATCTTCTCCATTAGTTTCTTCGTTATCTTCTCCTCTTCTTTTTATGTTTTCAATTTCTTCTGCACCAGATATAATTTTTGGAAT comes from Candidatus Micrarchaeia archaeon and encodes:
- a CDS encoding EMC3/TMCO1 family protein, with the translated sequence MDEIIINAIIISIIACCYMGFSLFINRKIGKRKETMKIQAKMNEINKQLRQAMKDKNEAKIKEAEAKQKEILPLMTQTMFNSLKPMIVIIPVYAIIIWIITIIIPVFSIDLGFGIPMFHPSNIYGTRGFFVLMTFIIGLPAGLIVSHFEKKQ
- a CDS encoding adenylate kinase; the protein is MIIITGTPGSGKSTLLKPFSKEFIIINYGTIMFEIALKKGFVKNRDQLRKLEYEKQIKIQKEAAKKIASMKNKDKIILDTHAVVSTPKGYYPGLNKEALEILNPETLVFVYVPYSELKQRIKQDKSRTREEFLDKKKCDEVVEISKLFLAVYAVRCNAKIVWLDNSGPVGSAVPRMKEILE
- the secY gene encoding preprotein translocase subunit SecY, whose product is MSSLDFLKPIIHLLPEIKNPERPSSLKEKLMWVAFALGLFFIMSNLTAFGVDTSSTEGLEFLQVITASNIGTLLTTGIGPIVLASIFLQLFNGAGILHFDMQDPEDKKTFFGVQKLLAIILAIFEGFMFVFLGRIDLISDSFFIQIIVVLQIAFGSIILLFLDELISKYGIGSGISLFIAANVSFTVVSGALSLLGFNNPNGVLSILQAGGADAIPNAIFYMTPLYFTIIVFIIVVYAEGMKVELPLSFGMAKGVGGRFPIKFLYVSVLPVILTSALLLNIQFLAAVLPAHAQGDTPNGMDILGSIAWVVNIPKGTNMQGIEEFYPSLQDGFLYLITPTGLSPNPLYTGRSVFEHWALIASSSTPIFNIPELIHLFLYAIIFIILCVIFGKFWVETAGMGAKDVSSQLQSSGFQIPGFRRDPRAIESVVNKYIPTIVILGSAFVGIIAVLADLTGALGTGTGILLTVNILNKFHEQLTSMNAFDLHPGFGKIFGI
- a CDS encoding uL15m family ribosomal protein, whose product is MLTRKKKKNSKYLGGRTHGRGDVKRGRGKGNKGGIGNAGWNKHEWTRSAKNKKQRMKDKKGFDTPTNKSVKTINIFEINNMIEKNKIKDTYVFKGKILGSGKINFPIHIKALSFTEKAKQKIEAVGGKTELLKKEVKKPDVES
- a CDS encoding 50S ribosomal protein L30; amino-acid sequence: MKLAIIKVRGMWGIKPKIKNTMEKLNLTRANHCVIIDDSPTYIGMLKICKDYVAYGPISDKMIEKLITKRGRKSGDKKIENEDITSFVEKFVNGKTDLKTLGIKPVFRLKPPKKGYKSVKLTYPKGALGKWPNIDELINKMI
- a CDS encoding 30S ribosomal protein S5, with protein sequence MRRRISGKPSPAVQDIGAWDPKTRIGINVKEGKITTLEEIFNQGKPILETEIVDYLIPDLEYEVIEIRNTTRMTDCGRKMTFRVVVLIGDKKGHVGIGTGKSEEVKPAIESAVKDAKKNIISVKKGCGSWECACGKNHSIPFKTKGKVSSVSVELVPGPRGIGLVANAVIRKVLEYAGINDISSSARGSTANLYNTASATIKALDNLNHIKT
- a CDS encoding 50S ribosomal protein L18, with translation MGKATGPTYYVPFKRRRNKVTNYKKRLALIKSKIPRLVIRTSNKTIEAQFITFDAKGDKIITAVNSNELKKYGWNPKRNSPTAYLTSFLCALRAKEKGITDFVLDIGMTTPSKGAIVFVGAQGAIDAGLKTELGKEKIIKERIKGMHIENYAKTLKEKDENKYKQIFSSYIKMNIKPEEISKTFEQTKEKFKKGGNE
- a CDS encoding 50S ribosomal protein L19e, yielding MSIKTIRRIASELLHSGENKVKIKPDETSKVKEALTRDDVRALIKDGIVYKTKKQGVSRAGAKARQKQKKKGRQKGIGKRKGRVKKMPKKQWMAKSRIQREILSYLSKNNLIESDARKNMYYKIKGGFFKNKNSLIHYINDNSLTKEKIDLLELTKKIKEGRPKVIKIKKKTKEEKAIEKKEQKVNEKK
- a CDS encoding eL32 family ribosomal protein → MTEEIRKKKKGHPRFKRPNVDRSKRSRLADKWKKPSGQGNKQRQRLNQAGKWPTIGYKNSKTVYGVHPCGLKEIIINNIKEVENASKDIAIRIGGKVGELKRIKIKKIAKEKGIKVLN
- a CDS encoding 50S ribosomal protein L6 codes for the protein MVEEKIEIPQGITIEINGMQITTKGPKGELTRTFKTHELTIEKKENQVIITGKKLALARTIKSHINNMFIGVKDGYEKHMKVVFSHFPITLAIKNNKLEIKNFIGEKNPRFAKIVKNSSIEIKGQDIIIKGIDKEAVGQTAANLITKTKIRNLDPRVFQDGIYPKIE
- a CDS encoding 30S ribosomal protein S8, which translates into the protein MVNDTVADSLNRMKTHEQVGKKECIIQASKLMKEILKILQENKYIGAYELFEEGHARLYKVELIGKINKCSAIKPRFPVKKDEWSKWEQQYIPAIGFGLLITSTPKGLMTNKQAKENAVGGRLIAYIY
- a CDS encoding 30S ribosomal protein S14; this translates as MAEKKKKNMKGISYEEKFKGKNDAKCKICGSTRSVIHSYKLQLCRKCFREMAEDIGFRKY
- a CDS encoding 50S ribosomal protein L5; the encoded protein is MDMKEILVEKVTLNIGAGEGGQKLENAKILLERISGRKAIKTLSQTRNPVFHIKKGDPIGVKVTLRGETALDILKKSLKASESRLSKKSIDKFGNFAFGVKEYIDYPGLKYDPSIGIIGFDVCVTLKRKGERVAKRRIKKTKIGKKHKITKEESMNFIKNKFEIEIF
- a CDS encoding 30S ribosomal protein S4e, with product MSKKGGSIHKKRLNTSTITVLEKRKGHKWIVGTRPGPHNKEKSVPLAVILRDSLKIAKTNKEAKKLIKEKKILVDGKEVKDHKLPIGLMDIISLTEENKHYRFYLNKNIKLVPKEINEKNAKMKLEKVVKKNKIKNNKITISLHDGKTIIADNNIKNGDTIILSLVDKKINGILKLENGAKCYIMDGKHTGKIGELKEIVKTETSKQKIAKLDVEGEEIITVAKYLFVINNDWVNE
- the rplX gene encoding 50S ribosomal protein L24; protein product: MIKSAKPKKQRKYIRTAPMHLRKKFIKAHISKSVKEKLGTKKRTIGIKKGDKVKIKVGKQKGKEGKILKVNYKKSIIYIEGIVRVNAKGTEKPIAIKPSNTEIIELEMDKDRTKIFKR
- a CDS encoding 50S ribosomal protein L14 is translated as MKPLTAKITKSLTNGTRLNCADNSGAKIYEIIGVKDYQGVRKRYPSAGVGDIAICSVKKGNPQKRKKVVKVLIVRQKKEYRRSDGTRIQFEDNAGVEIDPEKKIPIGTEIKGAIGREIVERYPKVAAIASIVI
- a CDS encoding 30S ribosomal protein S17, whose amino-acid sequence is MTEKKECNDKHCFKHGDIKIRGGVLVGKVINNRSSKTAVIQKHTAKKINKYKRYARTHSKIHAHNPPCINAQIGDTVKIAECRKISKTKAWTIIEILKGE
- a CDS encoding ribonuclease P protein subunit produces the protein MIKKNNIKFHELIGLDVEITKSISKPYMGIKGKIIDEKKNVFLIETQNGEKIIPKKGCVFQFKVGNQKMNVEGEEICYSPEDRIKKVKK
- the yciH gene encoding stress response translation initiation inhibitor YciH, whose protein sequence is MPEICAKCGLPKDICVCEILEKEETQQLKVYTTKKRFNKLVTIIEGIDKEQMNKAVKQLKQELACGGTAKDGVIVLQGDHKNKTKKILIKMGYPEKIISIE
- the rpmC gene encoding 50S ribosomal protein L29; its protein translation is MTSRINNLRVLDENNLQKRFEEIQKELLIETTQVKAGGRAPNPGKLKSLKKLIAIVKTLMNEKKLNIKREIKTPVIKEKTEVKSKKPEEKKEIKKSEVDEKNA